The window TAGCAAAAATACTTTTCGACTTCGCACTTCGTACTAAATGTAAAACTTCGGCATTCGTTTCTACTTTTTCAATTAATTCGTTAAGCGCTAATTTATTTCCATCCTCATAAAATGTATATCCAGTAAACGAATGTCTTTTAAAAGTCATTTCCTGCGCGTTACAAAAGGAAGCGACTATAAGAGTTAGAACTAAGAGTACCGTTGTTTTCTTCATGGTATGTAAATTTTTAATAGTTAATAAAAAAAAGGAATCTATATATACAAAAAAAGCTCCTCTTAAAAAGAGAAGCTTTTGCTTTTGGGTGAAAGACGGGATTCGAACCCGCGACCCTCGGTACCACAAACCGATGCTCTAACCAACTGAGCTACAATCACCATGTTGTTTTATTTTAAAACTTTAAAAAAGTTTCTCTAAAGGAACGCTCTAACCAACAAGGGTTAATAAGCAACCGTTTTATTATCCAACTTTAAACAGTTTTCTAAAAGGAACACTCTAATCCACAAAGATTAATAAGCAACCATTTTATTTTCAAACTTTAAAAGCTTTCCAAAAGGACGTTCTAACTAACTAGTGAAGAACTACCTTAAGACATTCTTTAAGAATGCGAGTGCAAATGTAAATTATTTAGTAATTACTGCAAAGATTTTTTTGCAAAATTTTTACTTTAAATCAAACAAACTTTCTACGGCTGCATAACGCTCTGTAGTAAAGCCTTCTGCATGGGTTACTCCAATCAATCTTCCTAGGTCTCTAGCTCTATAATCTACACTATCTGTAAAATTCTTACTCGAAATAGGCGTTTCAGGCTCTTTACTATTCGCATCAAAAAACTGTGTTTGGTAAGCCAGAACAGATGCCATCTTGGTTTCTATAGATCCAGAAATATCTACCACAAAGTCAGGTTCAATATTTTTCCATTGTATATAATGGTATACTTGCTTTGGCCTCCACTGCTCTTGCAGGCTTCCTTCTACTTCGGTTTCAATCTTTATTAATCCGCTTAAAAAGCAAGCATCACTCACTAACTGACTTCCCTTACCGTGATCTATATGCCTATCATCAATAGCATTACATAAAATAATTTCTGGCTGATACTTACGTATCATCTTTATAATCTCTAATTGATGTTGTCGGTTATTAATAAAAAAACCATCCGCAAAACCAAGATTTTCACGTACAGCAACTCCTAAAATCTTAGCCGCATTTGTAGCTTCTTGTTTTCTAGTTGCCGCAGTACCACGAGTTCCTAGTTCGCCTCGCGTTAAATCTATAATACCAACCTTTTTTCCGTTTTTAATTTCTTTTACTATAGTACCACCACAACCTAATTCTACATCATCTGGATGTGCACCAAAGGCTAATATATCTAGTTTCATATGTGTTTTTCGTTTTTCTGAATATCAAAAATATTAAAAAGAAGACAGATAACCGCTTTCTTTTTAACTAGCAATCATTATTGTTTGAAATAAATTAAAGAATTCTTAATAAAGAATAGTCAAAATTATAAAATTTGCAATACTTCGAAGTATGATAATAGTCATAAATATTACTTCCTAATGACTATACCTTTATTCCATAATTAAATACAATGAATTTTTAGTAATTATGACTTTAATGATAGCAATTCTTATTATCACCATCGCCTTATTTATTTGGGGCAAATTTACACCAGATATTATCGCATTACTATCAATGTTAAGTTTATTTCTTTTTGGGATTTTAAACTTAACAGAAACACTAAGCGGTTTTAGTAATCCAACTGTTATTATGATTGCTGCTTTATTTATTATTGGAGAAGGATTATCGCAAACTGGCTGGACAGCTTTGGCTGGTGAAAAATTTATAAAAATGGCTGGTAAAAGTAAAACGAAACTTTTACTAATAACCACATTAGGTTCTGGACTACTTTCTGGAGTAGTAAGTAATACAGGAACAGTAGCAACACTAATGCCAGTAACCATCGCTTCTGCTTGGAGTATTGGAACATTGCCCTCTAAATTATTAATGCCCGTTGCCTTTGGCTCTAATACCGGAGGCTTATTAACACTAACAGGAACGCCTCCTAATATTATAGTAAATAACGCCATGATAGAAAGTGGACTTGAAGGTTTCTCTTTCTTTGAATTTAGTTTAATAGGTATTCCGTTATTACTAATAACTCTTCTCTATTTTAAATTTATCGGACATAGACTTTTACCTGATAACAAAACGAATAATAAACCTGTAGATATAAGTAATACGCTTCATAAATGGATTGAAGCTTATCAAGTAGATGGTGAATACTATAGATTAAGAGTAAGGTCTGTGTCGCCATTATTAAATACTAAATTAGGAGATTGGGATTTTGAAAATAAATATGGTGTATCTATACTTCGTATTAAGAGAAGACACCCTAACCGTCTTAAAGGAAAGGACCCTTATATTGAACTTCCAACAGAGGATACAAAATTCTTGTATCATGATATCATAACAGTAAAGGGAGAAACGCAGGCTATAAATGCATTAATGATTAGTTTAAGACTAGGGCTTTTACCTTTAAAACCTATTGCAAATGAGCTAAGAACCAACCTCATTAATAGAGAAGTTGGTATGACGGAAATATTGGTAACACCTCAATCTTCTTTAGTTGGAAAACAAATAAAATCTATTCACTTTTTTGATAGATATAATGTACAATTAATGGCTGCTTCACGCAACTCAAAACCGCTAACAGAACGAGAAATTACAGTAAGAGCGGGGGATTCTTTTTTAATTAGAGGAGAATGGAGTGCTATTGACGATTTAAAAAAACATCATGAACATATCGTAATTTGTGGCAGTCCGGAAGGCATGGTTAAGACCGTAACTAATATTACCCTTAAATCTTATATCGCATTATTATCTTTAATATTAATGATTGTTTTATTGGTATTTAAACTTGTACCTGGATCGATTGCGGCATTAATTTCTGCCGGCATTGTATTAATCACTGGCTGTGTTCCAATGGCTAAAGCATATAAAGGTATTAGTTGGGTGAGTGTTATTATGATTGCTGCTATGATACCTATGGGAGTTGCTTTACAAAAAACAGGAACGGCAGAGCTAATAGCCAATGGACTTGTTAACACTTTAGGAGCTTTACATCCTATTGTACTACTAGGAGGTATTTTTCTATTAACCACATCCTTTAGTCAGGTTATTAATAATTCAGCTACAGCTGTATTAATGGCACCTATAGCAATTCTTACCGCAAATTCTCTAAACCTTTCTGCTGCTCCCTTTATGATTATAGTAGCTATTAGTGCATCCACCGCATTTCTAACTCCTGTTGGCACAACAACAAATGCTATGGTAATGACAGCTGGTGGATATAAATTTATGGATTACTTAAAAGTAGGAGCTCCATTGCTGCTACTCTTCTTAATAACATCATTAATACTAGTGCCATTATTTTGGCCTTTTTAACATTTTTACATCTGGAACAATACATTAAAACAACCGATTATGAAAACAAGAGATCTAACAAAGTACGGAATTAAAGACACCAATGCACATTGGAATCTTTCCCCTGAAAAATTACAAGCCATTACTATTGAAAAAGGAATGGGTAAAGAAACTGCTAACGGGACATTAGCTATTAACACTGGAAAATATACGGGACGCTCACCTCAAGATCGATTTATTGTAAAAGATGATTATACAAAAAATCGCGTTTGGTGGGGAAAAACAAACAAACCAATCTCTCCTGAAAATTTTGAATATTTACAATCTGAAATCACAAAATATCTCAGCGGTAAAGAAATCTATGTAAGAGATGCTTATGTATGTGCAGATCCAGAATACAAAACAAATGTGAGAACCGTTACCGAATATCCTTGGTCAAACATGTTTGCCTACAATATGTTTTTACGTTCTGAGGAGTCTGAATTAGAAAATTTCAAAGAAGATTGGTTAGTACTTTGTGCTCCTGGTTACGAAGCAAAAGACCCCAAATCTGTTGGATTACGTCAAGGTAATTTTTCAGTACTTAATTTTTCAAAAAAAATAGCTTTAATTGGAGGATCTGGATATACTGGAGAAATAAAGAAAGGTATTTTCTCTTCTTTAAACTTTATTCTTCCTGTTGAAAAGGACGTTTTACCAATGCACTGTTCTGCTAATGTTGGAGAAGCTGGTGATACTGCTATATTCTTTGGATTATCTGGCACAGGGAAAACAACGTTATCTGCAGACCCTTATCGTAAACTAATTGGTGATGATGAGCATGGCTGGACAGCAGATAATAACATCTTTAATTTTGAAGGCGGATGTTATGCTAAAGTTATTGATCTTTCCGAAGAAAAAGAACCAGATATTTTTAGAGCTATTAAACCAGGAGCTATTCTTGAAAATGTAGTTTTTAAAGACAATGGTGAAATTGACTATATGGACAGTAGTATTACACAAAATACACGTGTAAGTTACCCTATTTATCATATTGATAATATTCAAAAACCATCCTACGCTAAGAATCCTACAAATATATTTTTCCTTACAGCGGATGCTTTTGGAGTATTACCTCCAGTATCTAAATTAACTCCAGGCCAAGCAGCATATCACTTTATTTCAGGATATACCGCTAAAGTTGCAGGAACAGAAGCTGGTATCACAGAACCTGTACCTTCTTTCTCTGCGTGTTTTGGAGAACCATTTATGCCATTACACCCAACAGTATATGCTGAAATGCTAAGCAAAAAAATGCAAGATGCTGGCGTTAACGTTTGGCTAATAAATACAGGCTGGAGTGGCGGTCCTTACGGCGTTGGTTCTCGTATTAAATTAAAATACACTAGAGCTATGATTACTGCAATCCTAAATGGAGATCTAGATAATGTAGATTATTCTCAACATCCCATATTTGGATTATTCATGCCAAAATCGTGTCCGAATGTACCTGTAGAATTATTAGACCCAATGAATACTTGGACTGACAAAGGAGCTTATATCAGCAAATCGATTCAATTAGCACATTCATTCCATTTAAATTTTGAAAAATTTGCGAGTGAAGCTTCCGAACAAATAATTGAAGGAGGTCCATTAATTGATGAACACCATCACTTAAAAGAACATATTTAATATTATGATAACTAAAAAGAGCCCAGAAATGGGCTTTTTTATTTTTTTTCCATGATTATAAAAACCACCCTATTCGTACTACTTTTTTCCTTATTCGTTCCAGCACAATTGTTTCCTCAAAAAACTTCTGAAGACTACTTAGGTTCTTGGTATACGCTAGGAATTAACCATAGATTCACAGAAAAAATTAGTGTAACCACATATGCCGAGCTACGGTTCTATGAACCTATATCCAATTATAATTTAATTTTCACTAGCCTTTCCGGAAATTACCATCTTAAACAGAATAAAACCCTTAGTATTGCATATGCGTACTTAGATATTGATAGTGTTTTTGACGAAGACAATCGTCCCAATACAACAGAAAATAGAATCTATGAACAATACAATTATAAGCATAAACTTGGTGCTTTTAATGTACAGCATCGCTTTAGACTAGAGCAACGCTTTTTGCAATTAGCTGATAAAAACGAATTGCAAAATAGATTACGTTATCGATTTAGTTTAAAATATAACATCAATAAAACGCTATTCCTTGGTATAAAAGAAGAACCTTTTATTAATTTTCAGGATCAAGCTTTTCATGAAAATCGTTTTTTCATTGGAGCTGGTTTTCACCTGTTTAAACACACACAACTACAGATGGATTATTTAAAACATCATATTAGAAAAAAGAATTTTAATCGTATTCAAATAGGAATTAGTATCCTAACCGATTACAGAAAATCTAAATCTCACGTTAATCAACAAAAGCTTCATTAACTTGTTGTTCTAACTACAACAACCAGTCTTTTTTATCTTCTTCCGTTAAAAAAGTCCAAGCCACTACTCTACTTATTTTATTACCAAGCTGCATATTAATCACCTTTACTTCTGTTGCTCCTAATTTCTTAAGTGATTTCTGCATCGATTTCACCAAGGATTTATTAGAAACTAAACTTGTAAACCAAAAGCAATTGTTTTTATGCAAAGAACTTTCATACAAATAGGTATGTAAAAAAGCTTTTTCGCCTCCTGTAAACCAAAGTTCACTTGCTGTTCCACTAAAATTTCTAACTAGTTGTTTTCCTTCATTCCCTAAGCCTTTCAACTTACGTTGTGTTGCTTCCAAAGCCTCTTCTTCGTCTTTATAAAAAGGAGGATTACACATACTAACCATAAAAGTGTCTTTGGAATTTACTATTCCATTTAAGACGTGAGCCTTTTCCTTTTGTAAACGCAAGGAGATGTCATCCTGCAACTTATTTTTGTCTATAATTTTTTGTGCGTTTTTCAAGGAAGCGCTTTCTACATCTGTTCCAACAAAATGCCAATTATATTCCGCAAAACCGAGCAAAGGATAAATACAAGTTGCTCCTGTACCAATATCTAACGCCTGAATTTTATTTTTAAAAGAATATGGTTTTAAAAGGGTTGCTAAATGATGTATATAATCTACACGACCAGGGATTGGCGGACATAAATGCGCATCTGCAAACTCCCAATAATCTATATTATAATAACTTTTAAGTAATGCTTTATTCAGTATTTTTACTCCTTCCGGATTCGCGAAATCAATCGTTTGTGTTCCGTGGGTATTAGTAAAGACAAAAGGTTCTAGTTTTGGAAACTCCTTCAATAGTGTTTCAAAATCGTACCCTTTACTATGTTTGTTTTTTTTATGCATTTTTTGTTTTGTTTATAGCTTGTTCGATATCCGCTATCAAATCTTTTTTAGATTCGATTCCAACAGAAAAACGAATCAGTCCATCTTTTATTCCTTGTTCTTTTCTAGCTTCGGCAGTTAATAAAGAATGGGAGGTTTTAGAAGGCAATAGCATGGTACTTTCTATTCCTGCCAAACTCATAGAAGGTTTTATAAGCGATAATGCTTTTAAAAACGCTTCTGCATCTATGTCTTTTTTTAATTCGAAAGAAAGCATTGCACCAAAACCTTTCATTTGTTTTTTTGCTAACGCATGATTTTCATGGCTCTTTAAACCTGGATAATATACTTTTTCAATGGCTTTATGTGCATCTAAAAACTTGGCTAATTTTCTTGCATTTCGTTGTTGCGCTTTTACACGAATTGCTAAGGTTTTCATACTTCGTTCTAGCATCCAAACAGTAAAATCACTCAGACTTCCGCCAAGTGCAATTCCAGTTTGCCAAATGGTATCTATATGCGCTTGGGTACTTGCAACTGCTCCAGCACAAATATCACTATGACCGCCAAAATACTTGGTTGCACTATGCAAAACAATGTCGATTCCAAAATCAATTGGGTTTTGTATAATAGGACTAGCAAAAGTATTATCGATTACAGATAATAAATTTTCCGACTTTGCTAAAGTTGCTACTGCTTTCATATCTACTAATTTTAAAAGCGGATTAGAAGGTGTTTCAATATAAATAAGTTTGGTGTTTGGCTGTATACACGCTGCAAACGAAGTGATTTTTAAATCTTTCGTAAAAGTGAATGCGATATTATAACTCTCAAAATGCTTTTCAATCAGGTTTCTTGTTCCTCCATAAATATCATTTTGTACCACCACATGATCTCCAGCCTTCAAAAAAGCAAGCAGAACGGTACTAATAGCAGCCATTCCAGATCCAAAAATCATAGCAGCTTCTGTATGTTCTAAAGCAGCAATTTTCTTGGATAAATAATCTTGATTTGGTGTATTGAAATATCTCGGATAACGCTTAACATCCACATCCATAAACTCATACGAAGTAGACATAAACATTGGCGAGACAGCTCCTTTAAACTGTTCATCTGGCGTTTCACCAACATGCGTACAAATGGTATTGATTCCTAACTTTTTATTTTGCATAATAATAGTACTTTTTAGTGCTATAAAGTTATGGAAAAATTGTGTTAAACAACGGGATAAAACAACTCCTTATTTATAATGGTATAAACAGAAAAACACTTTAATCTGCGTTTCCCTCTTTAGCACGTTGTACTATTTCTTTTAAACGTTCTTTACGTAAAGCTTTTTCTGCTTTTTGTTTATTCACTTTTCTAGCGATAAGCTTGGAATGCTTCGCTTTATTTTTCGTGTTTTTTTGTCCTTTAGGTTTTGGCATGTGTAAATTTAAAATAATTTTTAATTTAAGTATTATAAATAAAGTAACTAAATTGCTTTTTATAGAAAACTACTATTATTTTGAATGCATTAATCCAACATCACCACTTTATACTACATAAACCTTATGGCTATTTAAGTCAGTTAATAAACAACCAAAATAAAAGGAAGAATAAACGCTTACTAGGCGAATTATACGATTTTCCAGAAGGCACTATGGCCATTGGTAGATTAGACGAAAACTCAGAAGGCTTATTATTTTTAACTACTAACGGAAAAGTAAGTGAAACCATCCGAAGCGCTAAAGTTGAAAAAGAATATTTCGCTCAAGTAGACGGCATAATTACGGAGCAAGCAATGCAACAGCTACAAGAAGGAGTGAAAATTGGAATAAACGGCACAAAATACACTACCAAACCCTGTAAAGTAAGGGCTGTAATTACTGTAGACGACTTTCCTTTTGCAGATAGAAAAGTTAGAGATGCGCGACACGGACCAATGTCTTGGGTTTCTATAACGTTAACAGAAGGTAAGTTTAGACAAGTCCGAAAAATGACTGCAGCTGTTGGATATCCAACCTTGCGTTTAGTAAGAGTACGAATTGGTGATATATTACTAAAATTAAAGTCAGGAGAAATAGAAAAAATAAATGCTTTTTAGTCTCTCATTTGCTACTTCGTAACTTTTTAAATCTATTGGAATAATAAGCACATACTACTCTAAAAATTAAAGTTTTAACCATTATTTTAATTGTTTTCACTTTCATTTCCGACAAAAAACAAAACCTTAAACACCTGTTTACTAATAGTTTACATTTTAATATTTTTATTATACATTAGGTATTATTTATTATTTTTTTGTATCTTGCACGTTATGACAGCAGCAGACAAACAAGTAAATTTAGAATTTTTAAAAGAGAGTATTTTATATCTAGAAAACAAAGGCTTTGATAATATTCAAGCAGATGTTGAAGGTTATGAAACACCAAAATCTTATACTAAAAAAAGTAAAGGTGTTGATTCTTCCATAACTCCTGACATTGTAGCAGAAAAAGCCGGAAGAAAGCACTATTTTGAAATTGGTTTAAAAAGTGAAGAACCTACACTTTTAAAATCTAAATGGCGTTTCTTAGATGTTTTATCTAGAATGAAAGACGATAGATTTAAAGTAATTACACGTCGTGGTCATTACAAGTTTACACAAGATATGCTTGATGATCTTAACTTAGACAAAGAGCCAATTAAATTACCTTAATTTTTAGTAGCTTTTAGTAATTTATTTTGTTCCTCCATTAAATCATTGAGCTTTGCTAAAAGCTCAATATCTTTGGGAGTAGCCACAGTTGTGTCTTTTTCATCGTGCGCCTTTGTGCGCAATCGATTCATTGCTTTTACAACCAAGAACACCGTTAATCCAACGATTAAAAAATCAAGAGAGACTTCTAAGAAAGTTCCGTACTCTATAACAACTTCTTTGGTAGTCGCCACACCTTCACTATTATTTACAGCATCACGAAGTATATATTTTTTATCCTGAAAATTTAAGCCATCGGTCATTAAAGACAAAGGTGGCATCATTACCTTTTTTACTAATACATCTATTACCTTATTAAAAGATGCACCAATAATGATACCGATTGCCATATCCATCATATTTCCTTTTACAGCAAACTCCTTAAACTCTTTTAAAAATTTCATCTTTCTATTATTTAAAGCTGCAAATATATTCATTTAGAACAGAAACAAATCCATTCCTTTTAAATAAAAAAAACAGAACTCCCCTATACCAAACCATTCTGTGGTTTCATAAAGCGATTTATTAAGACATAAAAACTATTGAAAAATCACAGAATCGGATCTCATATTAAAAAGACATTATAGACCGTTGTTATACCTTCACCGATGCTAAATTAAAGATATGCGCATAACTATTAATACGCTAGCAACCAATCTATTAACATTTTAACGAACACTTCTTATTTCTACAAATAAAGTAAAAACTTAAAATCAACTATCCAAATATGGGGTAGTACAGCAAGCCATACTACCCCATATTTAAATGAAATAAACCGAAGAAAGGCAAGTCCTTAACTACACTTAACGCTATTTCTTATAAAACTTAGCATACTTTCTATAGGCAAAGAAACCAAGCAAAGTAACAATAGCACATGAGATTCCTATAATTTTAACGCTCATCACCTGATCTCCACTTGCATAAGAGTGTAATCCTGCAAGAT is drawn from Lacinutrix sp. WUR7 and contains these coding sequences:
- the bshB1 gene encoding bacillithiol biosynthesis deacetylase BshB1: MKLDILAFGAHPDDVELGCGGTIVKEIKNGKKVGIIDLTRGELGTRGTAATRKQEATNAAKILGVAVRENLGFADGFFINNRQHQLEIIKMIRKYQPEIILCNAIDDRHIDHGKGSQLVSDACFLSGLIKIETEVEGSLQEQWRPKQVYHYIQWKNIEPDFVVDISGSIETKMASVLAYQTQFFDANSKEPETPISSKNFTDSVDYRARDLGRLIGVTHAEGFTTERYAAVESLFDLK
- a CDS encoding SLC13 family permease, with amino-acid sequence MIAILIITIALFIWGKFTPDIIALLSMLSLFLFGILNLTETLSGFSNPTVIMIAALFIIGEGLSQTGWTALAGEKFIKMAGKSKTKLLLITTLGSGLLSGVVSNTGTVATLMPVTIASAWSIGTLPSKLLMPVAFGSNTGGLLTLTGTPPNIIVNNAMIESGLEGFSFFEFSLIGIPLLLITLLYFKFIGHRLLPDNKTNNKPVDISNTLHKWIEAYQVDGEYYRLRVRSVSPLLNTKLGDWDFENKYGVSILRIKRRHPNRLKGKDPYIELPTEDTKFLYHDIITVKGETQAINALMISLRLGLLPLKPIANELRTNLINREVGMTEILVTPQSSLVGKQIKSIHFFDRYNVQLMAASRNSKPLTEREITVRAGDSFLIRGEWSAIDDLKKHHEHIVICGSPEGMVKTVTNITLKSYIALLSLILMIVLLVFKLVPGSIAALISAGIVLITGCVPMAKAYKGISWVSVIMIAAMIPMGVALQKTGTAELIANGLVNTLGALHPIVLLGGIFLLTTSFSQVINNSATAVLMAPIAILTANSLNLSAAPFMIIVAISASTAFLTPVGTTTNAMVMTAGGYKFMDYLKVGAPLLLLFLITSLILVPLFWPF
- the pckA gene encoding phosphoenolpyruvate carboxykinase (ATP) — protein: MKTRDLTKYGIKDTNAHWNLSPEKLQAITIEKGMGKETANGTLAINTGKYTGRSPQDRFIVKDDYTKNRVWWGKTNKPISPENFEYLQSEITKYLSGKEIYVRDAYVCADPEYKTNVRTVTEYPWSNMFAYNMFLRSEESELENFKEDWLVLCAPGYEAKDPKSVGLRQGNFSVLNFSKKIALIGGSGYTGEIKKGIFSSLNFILPVEKDVLPMHCSANVGEAGDTAIFFGLSGTGKTTLSADPYRKLIGDDEHGWTADNNIFNFEGGCYAKVIDLSEEKEPDIFRAIKPGAILENVVFKDNGEIDYMDSSITQNTRVSYPIYHIDNIQKPSYAKNPTNIFFLTADAFGVLPPVSKLTPGQAAYHFISGYTAKVAGTEAGITEPVPSFSACFGEPFMPLHPTVYAEMLSKKMQDAGVNVWLINTGWSGGPYGVGSRIKLKYTRAMITAILNGDLDNVDYSQHPIFGLFMPKSCPNVPVELLDPMNTWTDKGAYISKSIQLAHSFHLNFEKFASEASEQIIEGGPLIDEHHHLKEHI
- a CDS encoding DUF2490 domain-containing protein, giving the protein MIIKTTLFVLLFSLFVPAQLFPQKTSEDYLGSWYTLGINHRFTEKISVTTYAELRFYEPISNYNLIFTSLSGNYHLKQNKTLSIAYAYLDIDSVFDEDNRPNTTENRIYEQYNYKHKLGAFNVQHRFRLEQRFLQLADKNELQNRLRYRFSLKYNINKTLFLGIKEEPFINFQDQAFHENRFFIGAGFHLFKHTQLQMDYLKHHIRKKNFNRIQIGISILTDYRKSKSHVNQQKLH
- the rlmF gene encoding 23S rRNA (adenine(1618)-N(6))-methyltransferase RlmF; its protein translation is MHKKNKHSKGYDFETLLKEFPKLEPFVFTNTHGTQTIDFANPEGVKILNKALLKSYYNIDYWEFADAHLCPPIPGRVDYIHHLATLLKPYSFKNKIQALDIGTGATCIYPLLGFAEYNWHFVGTDVESASLKNAQKIIDKNKLQDDISLRLQKEKAHVLNGIVNSKDTFMVSMCNPPFYKDEEEALEATQRKLKGLGNEGKQLVRNFSGTASELWFTGGEKAFLHTYLYESSLHKNNCFWFTSLVSNKSLVKSMQKSLKKLGATEVKVINMQLGNKISRVVAWTFLTEEDKKDWLL
- a CDS encoding PLP-dependent aspartate aminotransferase family protein, which translates into the protein MQNKKLGINTICTHVGETPDEQFKGAVSPMFMSTSYEFMDVDVKRYPRYFNTPNQDYLSKKIAALEHTEAAMIFGSGMAAISTVLLAFLKAGDHVVVQNDIYGGTRNLIEKHFESYNIAFTFTKDLKITSFAACIQPNTKLIYIETPSNPLLKLVDMKAVATLAKSENLLSVIDNTFASPIIQNPIDFGIDIVLHSATKYFGGHSDICAGAVASTQAHIDTIWQTGIALGGSLSDFTVWMLERSMKTLAIRVKAQQRNARKLAKFLDAHKAIEKVYYPGLKSHENHALAKKQMKGFGAMLSFELKKDIDAEAFLKALSLIKPSMSLAGIESTMLLPSKTSHSLLTAEARKEQGIKDGLIRFSVGIESKKDLIADIEQAINKTKNA
- a CDS encoding pseudouridine synthase encodes the protein MILNALIQHHHFILHKPYGYLSQLINNQNKRKNKRLLGELYDFPEGTMAIGRLDENSEGLLFLTTNGKVSETIRSAKVEKEYFAQVDGIITEQAMQQLQEGVKIGINGTKYTTKPCKVRAVITVDDFPFADRKVRDARHGPMSWVSITLTEGKFRQVRKMTAAVGYPTLRLVRVRIGDILLKLKSGEIEKINAF
- the mscL gene encoding large conductance mechanosensitive channel protein MscL encodes the protein MKFLKEFKEFAVKGNMMDMAIGIIIGASFNKVIDVLVKKVMMPPLSLMTDGLNFQDKKYILRDAVNNSEGVATTKEVVIEYGTFLEVSLDFLIVGLTVFLVVKAMNRLRTKAHDEKDTTVATPKDIELLAKLNDLMEEQNKLLKATKN